In a genomic window of Jaculus jaculus isolate mJacJac1 chromosome 8, mJacJac1.mat.Y.cur, whole genome shotgun sequence:
- the Siglec1 gene encoding sialoadhesin has protein sequence MCFLLCLLLLASAFPPGQTSWGVSTPNDLQGVKGSCVYIPCIFSFPESVEVTSGITAIWYYDYSGRRQVVSHSGNPTLVEKRFQGRAQLLGSVERKVCDLLLKDLEPEDSGSYNFRFEISEGNRWSDLKGTLVTVAEEPNAPTITVPVELREGMEVKFNCSTPYECLQEKVSLQWQGQDPTRSVTSSLQKLEPTGVSRMETLHMVLSWQDHSRILSCQVSVANHSSKKEVHLHVQYAPKGVAILLSPSGQNILPGDLVTLTCQVNSSYPAVSSIQWMKDGVRLKDSGHVLQFSQATWNDAGVYTCQAENNVGSMVSAPVNLHVFMAKVKVSPEGPILENQTVTLACSIPNVAPMDLYYSWYRNHALLEGAHSPTLHLPKATRADTGFYFCEVQNDYGSRRSGSVSVVVRHPPLAPDLTAFLETQAGLVGIFHCSVVSEPLATLVLSHGGRLLASSSGKNDSSPRFRAFSAPNSLRLDIQDLQPADSGEYACSATNSLGHATSTLDFHANVARLLISPSAEVVEGQAVTLSCRSGLSPTPDTQFSWYLNGALLLEGPESSLQLPAASSTNAGSYYCRAQNSAGTSGPSLPAILTVLYPPRRPTFTAQLNPDASGMGDGWHGLLLCQVHSDPPAQLRLLHKGHVVASSLSSRDDCSTHGGCSQRIKVSKASNMLRVEIHKPVLEDEGTYLCEASSALGNASSSATFNAKATVLVITPSDTLHEGAEANLTCKVRREAVGSPANFSWFRNGVLWSQGPLETVRLQSVARTDEALFACHLLTEAGAQLSAPVVLSVLYAPDPPKLSAFLDVGQGHKAVFVCTVDSRPLAHLSLFRGEHLLVTSMGPQQPSHGRLQVKITANSLQLEIRDLGLEDSGSYRCEATNALGSANTSLFFQVRGAWVQVSPSPELQEGQAVVLSCQVPLGVSEGTSYRWYQDGRPLQEATSATLRIAAISLRQAGAYHCQTQTPGTAATSLAAPVSLHVSYTPRHITLNALLDTGPGRLGLLVCSVNSDPPAQLQLLRQGRLVASTLRGVEELASRSPRMHVTLSPNELRLEIHDTELDDGGTYTCKATNTLGEASTATDFDAQAVRVQVSPNTTVREGQQVNLTCLVWTTRLVPISYMWYQGGQHFPGARSVSLPNVTVTDATSYRCGVGLPGQSPHLSRPVTLDVLYAPRNLRLTYLLESQGRQLALIQCTVDSRPPAQLALSYAGRLLVSSAAASVPNILRLELRDPRPRDEGLYSCSARSPLGQTNTSLELRLEGVRVTLAPSATVPEGSPVTVTCEDPAALPPTVYAWYHNGQWLQEGPTARLRFQVATRARAGAYSCQVHDSQGTRSSQPVALQVLYAPRDAILSSFWDSRARLTAVLQCTVDSEPPAELSLSHNGKVLATSHGLHGLATEMGHVQVARNALQLQMQDLTAGSDTYVCTAHNVLGSVSTSQQLWRETSAQVVAEPGLDVPEGAALNLSCCLPGGSKSVGNSTFTWFWNGRPLHAEPAPLLAFIRVAQAQAGLYHCRAELPPRTATSAPVLLRVLYPPKTPTMTVFVEPEGGLQGILICQVDSEPPARLTLHLGSQLVASSELQDTPLEPYIHVSVSANVLRMDMEEILPSYEGEYMCSASNALGSASASTYFGTRALHRLQVFQQSLWILGFLAGFLCLLLVLGACYSWRGRRSHVLNKNENLVEMSTQKDTTQHLAPDEATHGTTSCAIPQS, from the exons ATGTGCTTCCTACTCTGCCTGCTCCTCCTCGCCTCGGCCTTCCCACCAG GCCAGACCTCATGGGGGGTCTCCACTCCCAATGACCTTCAGGGTGTGAAGGGGTCTTGCGTGTACATCCCCTGCATCTTCAGCTTCCCTGAAAGTGTGGAGGTGACCAGTGGTATCACAGCCATCTGGTACTACGACTACTCAGGCAGGCGGCAGGTGGTAAGCCACTCAGGGAACCCCACACTGGTGGAAAAGCGCTTTCAGGGTCGTGCCCAGCTGCTAGGCTCTGTTGAGCGCAAGGTGTGTGACCTGCTGCTGAAGGACCTTGAGCCTGAGGACTCTGGCTCCTACAATTTCCGCTTTGAGATCAGTGAAGGCAACCGCTGGTCAGATCTCAAAGGCACCTTGGTCACAGTGGCAG AGGAGCCCAATGCTCCCACCATCACTGTCCCAGTGGAGCTGCGTGAGGGCATGGAGGTGAAGTTCAACTGTTCCACACCCTATGAGTGCCTGCAAGAGAAGGTCAGCCTGCAGTGGCAGGGCCAGGACCCCACTCGCTCTGTCACCTCAAGCCTTCAAAAGCTTGAGCCTACTGGCGTCAGCCGCATGGAGACCCTCCACATGGTCCTGTCCTGGCAGGACCACAGCCGTATCCTGAGCTGCCAGGTCTCTGTGGCCAACCATAGCAGTAAGAAAGAGGTTCACCTCCACGTGCAGT ATGCCCCCAAGGGCGTGGCGATCCTCCTTAGCCCTTCTGGGCAGAACATTCTTCCAGGGGATCTAGTCACGCTCACCTGTCAAGTGAACAGCAGCTACCCTGCCGTCAGTTCCATACAGTGGATGAAGGATGGGGTGCGCCTCAAGGACAGCGGCCACGTGCTGCAGTTCTCCCAGGCAACCTGGAATGATGCCGGGGTCTATACCTGCCAAGCAGAGAATAATGTGGGCTCCATGGTCTCAGCTCCAGTCAATCTCCATGTCTTTA tggctaaggtcaAGGTAAGCCCAGAAGGCCCCATCCTGGAGAACCAGACAGTGACGCTGGCCTGCAGCATACCCAACGTGGCGCCCATGGACCTCTACTACAGCTGGTACAGGAACCACGCCCTTCTGGAGGGCGCCCACAGCCCCACCTTGCATCTGCCTAAGGCCACCAGGGCTGACACTGGTTTCTACTTCTGCGAGGTGCAGAACGACTATGGCAGCAGGCGCTCTGGCTCCGTCAGCGTGGTGGTGAGAC ACCCACCCCTTGCTCCAGACCTGACTGCCTTCCTGGAGACACAGGCTGGACTCGTGGGCATCTTCCACTGTTCTGTGGTCAGTGAGCCCCTCGCCACTCTGGTGCTGTCACATGGAGGCCGGCTGCTGGCTTCCAGCTCAGGGAAGAATGACTCCAGCCCCCGCTTCAGGGCTTTCTCTGCTCCCAACTCCCTGCGCCTAGACATCCAAGACCTTCAGCCAGCTGACAGTGGGGAGTATGCATGCTCAGCCACCAACTCCCTTGGACACGCAACCTCTACCCTGGATTTCCATGCCAATG TGGCACGCCTTCTCATCAGCCCTTCAGCTGAGGTGGTGGAAGGACAGGCAGTGACCCTGAGCTGCAGGAGTGGCCTGAGCCCGACCCCTGACACACAATTCTCCTGGTACCTGAATGGGGCACTGCTTCTTGAAGGACCTGAAAGCAGCCTACAGCTCCCTGCAGCCTCCAGTACCAACGCCGGCTCATACTACTGTCGGGCCCAGAACAGCGCCGGCACCAGTGGCCCTTCTCTGCCTGCCATCCTCACCGTGCTCT ACCCCCCACGCCGGCCCACATTCACTGCCCAGCTGAACCCAGATGCCTCTGGAATGGGAGATGGATGGCATGGCCTTCTCTTGTGCCAAGTgcacagtgatccccctgcccAGCTAAGGCTGCTCCACAAGGGCCATGTTGTGGCCAGTTCTCTGTCATCAAGGGATGACTGTAGCACCCATGGGGGCTGCTCTCAGCGCATAAAGGTCAGCAAAGCCTCCAACATGCTGCGTGTGGAGATTCACAAGCCTGTGCTGGAGGATGAGGGCACGTACTTGTGTGAAGCCAGCAGTGCTTTGGGCAACGCCTCCTCCTCAGCCACCTTCAATGCTAAGG CTACTGTCCTGGTCATCACACCATCGGATACGCTGCACGAGGGCGCAGAGGCCAACCTGACTTGCAAAGTGAGACGGGAAGCTGTTGGCAGCCCTGCCAACTTCTCCTGGTTCCGGAATGGAGTGCTGTGGTCCCAGGGGCCCCTGGAAACTGTGAGGTTGCAATCTGTGGCCAGGACCGACGAGGCTCTTTTTGCCTGCCACCTCCTCACCGAGGCTGGAGCCCAGCTCTCTGCTCCTGTGGTCCTCAGTGTGCTGT ATGCCCCAGACCCTCCAAAGCTGTCAGCCTTCCTGGACGTGGGCCAGGGCCATAAGGCTGTGTTTGTCTGCACTGTGGACAGTCGTCCTTTGGCTCACCTGTCCTTGTTCCGTGGGGAGCATCTCCTGGTCACCAGCATGGGACCCCAGCAACCATCCCATGGCAGGCTCCAGGTCAAGATCACAGCCAACTCCCTGCAGCTGGAGATTCGAGACCTGGGTCTTGAGGACTCTGGAAGCTACCGCTGTGAGGCCACAAATGCGCTTGGATCAGCCAacacctctcttttctttcaggTCCGAG GAGCCTGGGTCCAGGTCTCACCATCACCGGAGCTCCAGGAGGGCCAGGCCGTGGTCCTGAGCTGCCAAGTGCCCTTGGGGGTCTCTGAGGGAACATCGTATCGTTGGTATCAGGATGGCCGGCCCCTCCAGGAGGCAACCTCAGCTACACTCCGGATTGCAGCCATAAGTCTGAGGCAAGCTGGTGCCTACCATTGCCAAACCCAAACTCCAGGCACAGCCGCCACCAGCTTGGCTGCCCCTGTCAGCCTACACGTGTCCT ATACCCCACGCCACATCACTCTCAATGCCCTACTAGACACAGGCCCTGGGCGACTGGGCCTCCTCGTGTGCAGTGTGAATAGTGAccctccagcccagctgcagCTGCTTCGCCAGGGCCGCCTTGTGGCCTCTACTCTACGAGGTGTGGAGGAACTGGCAAGCAGAAGTCCACGGATGCATGTGACTCTGTCTCCCAATGAACTGCGTCTGGAGATCCACGACACTGAGCTGGATGATGGTGGCACTTACACCTGCAAAGCCACCAACACTCTGGGCGAAGCCTCAACTGCAACTGACTTTGATGCCCAGG ccGTGAGGGTACAGGTGTCACCCAATACCACTGTGCGAGAGGGGCAGCAGGTGAACCTGACTTGCCTGGTGTGGACTACCCGCCTGGTTCCAATCAGCTATATGTGGTACCAGGGTGGGCAGCATTTCCCTGGAGCCCGTTCTGTCTCCCTACCTAATGTCACAGTCACAGATGCTACCTCCTACCGCTGTGGTGTGGGACTCCCTGGCCAATCACCCCACCTGTCCAGACCTGTCACCTTGGATGTCCTGT ATGCGCCCCGCAACCTGCGGCTGACCTATCTTCTGGAGAGCCAGGGCAGACAGCTGGCCCTGATACAGTGTACTGTGGACAGTCGCCCACCTGCCCAGCTGGCCCTCAGCTATGCTGGCCGCCTCCTAGTCTCTTCAGCTGCAGCCTCTGTCCCCAACATCCTGCGCCTGGAGCTGCGAGACCCAAGGCCCAGGGATGAAGGACTGTATAGCTGCTCTGCCCGCAGCCCACTTGGGCAGACCAACACATCCCTGGAGCTTCGGCTGGAGG GTGTACGGGTGACTCTGGCTCCCTCTGCTACTGTGCCTGAGGGGTCCCCTGTCACAGTGACCTGTGAGGATCCTGCTGCTCTCCCACCTACCGTCTATGCCTGGTACCACAACGGCCAATGGCTGCAGGAGGGACCCACCGCTAGGCTCCGGTTCCAGGTGGCCACACGGGCTCGCGCTGGAGCTTACTCTTGCCAGGTCCATGACAGCCAGGGCACTCGCAGCTCCCAACCTGTGGCCCTACAAGTCCTCT aTGCCCCTCGGGATGCCATCCTGTCCTCCTTCTGGGACTCGAGGGCCAGGCTCACGGCTGTGCTGCAGTGCACCGTGGACAGTGAACCGCCTGCTGAGCTGTCCCTGTCCCACAATGGCAAGGTGCTGGCCACCAGCCATGGGCTTCATGGCTTAGCAACAGAGATGGGCCACGTCCAGGTGGCCAGAAATGCACTTCAGCTACAGATGCAAGATTTGACTGCTGGCAGTGACACCTATGTCTGCACAGCCCACAATGTGCTAGGCTCAGTCAGCACCTCCCAGCAGCTGTGGAGGGAGACCA GTGCACAGGTAGTGGCTGAACCAGGTTTGGATGTACCTGAGGGTGCAGCCCTGAACCTGAGCTGCTGCCTCCCTGGTGGTTCCAAGTCTGTGGGCAACTCCACCTTCACGTGGTTCTGGAATGGCCGGCCACTGCACGCAGAGCCTGCGCCCTTGCTTGCCTTCATTCGTGTGGCTCAGGCCCAGGCTGGGCTGTACCACTGCAGGGCTGAGCTCCCCCCCAGGACTGCCACCTCCGCCCCAGTCCTGCTCCGTGTCCTCT ACCCTCCCAAGACACCCACCATGACAGTATTTGTGGAGCCTGAGGGTGGCCTCCAGGGCATCCTGATCTGCCAAGTGGACAGTGAACCTCCTGCCCGACTAACCCTCCACCTCGGCAGCCAACTGGTGGCTTCTAGTGAGCTCCAGGACACTCCCTTGGAGCCCTACATCCATGTCTCAGTCTCTGCCAATGTCttgaggatggacatggaggagaTTCTTCCCAGCTACGAGGGGGAATATATGTGCTCTGCCTCCAATGCTCTgggctctgcctctgcctccacttACTTTGGGACTAGAG CCCTGCATCGTCTACAAGTGTTCCAGCAGTCGCTCTGGATCCTGGGATTTCTAGCGGGCTTCCTGTGCCTCCTGCTGGTCCTGGGGGCCTGTTACAGCTGGAG AGGGAGACGTTCTCATGTGCTGAACAAGAATGAGAATTTGGTGGAGATGTCTACTCAGAAAGACACCACACAG CACCTTGCTCCTGATGAAGCCACACATGGGACCACATCCTGTGCTATACCCCAGAGTTGA